A window of Zingiber officinale cultivar Zhangliang chromosome 5A, Zo_v1.1, whole genome shotgun sequence contains these coding sequences:
- the LOC121979564 gene encoding WAT1-related protein At5g07050-like, giving the protein MASVKACAPYFYMIVSQFAYAGSSILGKLALGQGLSALVFVVYRHLIAMLILAPLAYVPERNRRPSFSFGVMLKIFILAMLGITIQQNVYYVGLHLISPTVASALGNVIPAFTFLLAIMEKLNLKTVRGRAKLAGAIFYITGSLIFTFWKGHFVGGL; this is encoded by the exons ATGGCCTCTGTGAAAGCATGTGCTCCATACTTCTATATGATTGTGTCCCAGTTCGCGTATGCTGGATCCAGCATCCTCGGCAAGCTTGCATTAGGACAAGGACTAAGTGCACTTGTCTTCGTAGTGTACAGGCACCTTATTGCCATGCTCATCTTGGCTCCTCTTGCTTATGTGCCCGAAAG GAATCGAAGACCCAGCTTCTCATTTGGTGTCATGCTAAAAATATTCATTCTTGCTATGTTGGGTATAACAATTCAGCAAAATGTATACTACGTTGGACTCCATCTCATTTCTCCAACTGTTGCCAGTGCCTTGGGCAATGTCATTCCTGCTTTTACTTTCTTATTGGCAATT ATGGAAAAGCTCAACTTGAAGACTGTAAGAGGGAGGGCCAAGCTTGCAGGGGCCATCTTCTACATCACTGGTTCCCTGATATTCACATTTTGGAAAGGTCATTTTGTTGGGGGCCTTTGA